The sequence TTGACCCCGTTGATGGATTTAATATTTTTCTCGATAGGTCTGGTTATCAGATTTTCTATATCTGAGGGAGATGTTCCCGGATAGACTGAATTAACAATGATTGTCGGAATTACAAGTTCGGGAAACTGTTCCTTTGGAATGGTAATATAATTCATTATGCCAAAAATGGCAATCAAAGCGAGCAAGACATAAACGCTCAGTTTGTTGTTTATTGCCCAGCTGGTTACTTTAAACTCTTTGTGTTTGGTCTCCATGTCTGATTTTTTATTTGATTAGAGCGGTTTTACGATCTGTCCTTCTTCTATTCTCTGCAAGTCAGAAGCTATCAGTCTGATATTTTTATCAACCCCCTGAAGAATTTCAGTTTCTCCCTTATAGCTGCGACCGGTAACAATTTTTTTCCTGGCCACGACTAATTTACCATTCTGATCTTCTGCAACATAAATAAACTTTTCACCATTTTCGTTCAGAATTAAATTATCAGGTACCACGATTGCATCAGTTTTTTTATAATCGTTGATATTCAGCACTGCTACCATGTTGGCACTCACTGTAACAGAGGAGGGTATCTGAGCTTCCACGATAAATGTACGGTTGACCGGATTGATAAATTTGCTGGCAAACGAAATCTGAGACCGGGTTGTATAAGGAATATCAGGAAATATTATTTCCACTTCATCACCTTTTTTAATCTTTGAGGAATAAGTTTCAGAAACCTCAGCCACTACTTTCATTTTGGAGAAATTGACGATACGCATCAGGGATAGACCCGGAGATACAGCCTGACCAATTTTGATGGAAACGTCTTCAACTGTTCCGGAAACAGGAGCAGTCAGCTTGTACATATTAATTTGTTCCTGAAG comes from Sphingobacteriales bacterium and encodes:
- a CDS encoding efflux RND transporter periplasmic adaptor subunit yields the protein MKPIYLLALSLVFLFISCSKQVDPSEKLNKLIAERDKLNQEIVELQKQISKNDTLKDEKMVKILEISPKEFKSYIRVQGRVDGDENAAVNTKVVGVIKNILVKTGDRVTKGQILATLDDEVLQSSLKELRAQYEFTLTVYERQKRLWDQKIGSEIQYLTAKNNKEAMENRIKSLQEQINMYKLTAPVSGTVEDVSIKIGQAVSPGLSLMRIVNFSKMKVVAEVSETYSSKIKKGDEVEIIFPDIPYTTRSQISFASKFINPVNRTFIVEAQIPSSVTVSANMVAVLNINDYKKTDAIVVPDNLILNENGEKFIYVAEDQNGKLVVARKKIVTGRSYKGETEILQGVDKNIRLIASDLQRIEEGQIVKPL